The genomic interval TTAGACCTTGTAATAACTATTTAATCAATTATCCGCATACGATAGTTGATTATATGTTCACTTTAGTTAACTAAATGCACCGCAAGTATTCTTATACacgtttaaaataataaaagaaaaatccttttaattgtttattatttttttctctcttttaatcctcttcaaaccaaacaatctcataaaaattcaaaaattctacatttttttaacatgtatgttctattttctgtttttctttccaTGTCAAAACAAAGTGTAAGTTTTTCTTATGTGGTGTTATGATTAAGGATCTTCTATATCTAAATGGAAAAATTGTGGACCCTTCTCTCATACACCTAGAAAGAGTTTAAGAAATAAAGATAGTggacaaaaatatataatacgTAATCAGAAATGCTATATTCGTCCACTTTCATCTTTctataaatttgtttctattttataaaaaatttatcaccataaaattaatcatatttaatataaaaaaaagttagaaaagATTTAATAAAACAAGAGTTAGGTACACTAATAAAACACAGATACGGATAGGAGAAGAAGATaagtataatttctaaaatgtagttttaaattatataaattgaaaataaatatttatgtgcaaaagtatgtttgAGATTTTTTTGGGAGCATATGAAGATATTTTTATGACGGATTCAAAAGAAtttattccttatttttataaacataataaaaatttatccaATAAATTGGagtttttaagaaattattgtatttatccATTTTAAAATTGTGATAGAACAGTgctagaatttttaaaatttcaacaaatatttttaaaattgaacacttcactGATAAGTGTTCTATGGATATCAATATGTCATTTAAGAGAAGTATCTTAAACCtcctagaaaaaaaaaattcacagaaaaataattattctagAAATGTCTTACACACACTGCTATATAGTGTGTCCCGCAAAACATCACAAATAATCATTATTTATGCAAAGAAAAACAACATGATGATGATCGATAATAATTAGGAACAGAACAAACACAACAACAGATCTCAATTCCGCAAGCAAGAGACCTATCAATTAAATctaaagagaagaagaaacgTCACCGTTTTGGTTGAAATGGTCGCAATGGAATCCACATCCACACTGAGGGCTCTCCGAAAAGCTGTCGGCGCTAAAACCGGCAGAAGCAACTCCGGCAGAGAATTTGAGGTCATCACCGTCGCGAGTGACCTCCGAGATTGGGATCCACAACACTTCAATTTTCACGCTAACACCCTTCAGCTTCGACAACTTCCTCTTCGAGATCACGCCCTTGATGGTGGACTTGTACTTTAGCTCATACGATTGTACGCTGAAATAGCACGTTTTCTCCAGATACGCAGTGAAGTGCCCATTTTTTTCGTTTAGCTCGTACTCTGTTACACCTTTCGGAAGAAGACCCACTGGAAGGTCATATTTCTCAAGAACTTCGTAGGCTGATAATTCCTCTGAAACGGTCACATACGCACAAGCCAGAATGCAAAGGAATATCATCGAACACCTTGTGTTCATTTTTTTAAGGAGCACGAGTTTACCGTGTGGGAAATGGGGGATTGAAGTGTCGTGTTATGATATGGGAGGAACAAATACTAAACCAAATTTATAAACCAATCGTCAACTTAAAAATATAGTTAGTTTATAGCAACTTCAAATGAAATGATTTGCTTCACTTTTTTCATATGCAAGTTTTTGTACCTATTCAGTATATactaatgttaataataatctattaaattattaatgccTGCAACTCGCGAAGCACGTGATTTCACCACACAGAAAACCTCGGGTAGCACGGGCAGTATGCTAAAATGGAATAGAATATGCCACACGAAGGGGGCGAATATTGAACTCATTTGCAGCCTTAAGAGATATTTTGATCCCATGTCTATAACTTATTTTTTGTTAGATAAAATGAAAGTATCCTTTTCTTATGTATATATTAAGTAGTTAATTATAGTTAAAATGATACACATGCGTTATGATAAAAATaggtttctatttttttagcAAAACAATATTTGAACATGTTTGACCTCCTTCATCATGCATATTTGTTCTTTAAACATTCATGTTTCTCTAATTTGCTCATGTTGTGTTTCAGACTATGAATGCAATGAATGTGTAAATCTCACTTGGATGACTAATATGCTAATTTGTTTCATCATATATATAAGATAAACATatgcaaatatttttttttatcagaaaaaataaataaaataaaataagacattTAGGGTGTGTCGAAATGCAAATGCACTTTAAAtacatattgaaaaaaatagtcTGAACGTTTTGTTTAAACTAACTTTGGCACAAACCTTATTTCAGTCTGTAGTGactaaatattttctttctgCAATATTGTTATAATCAAAATTCAGAATCTTAGATTACCATTCAAGAGCGGTTTGGAACTTAATGACTAAGTCTAACAATAAGACCAATACAAACttctaataataaattatatttataagattAAGAAAAGTAGAAACAAGTGTTACGGGGtgataaaaaaagataattaaatgtACAAATGTGGAGTCACTTGAAcgaataattttgtaaaaagattaaaattattGAAGAGAGAAGTTgcttaaattataaaaaaatagatgggTAATGTATAATTGTAGACCTAAAAACAGTAAAATAAATGGCCTATAATGTGATAAATGAATTGTGGAGTCTAATTGAATCAGATATAGTTAATTATTGTCTCCTCAATAAAGAAATGCCTTAGCCGTTGGATATAATTTTGAACAAACTACCAACGTGGTCTCTCGAATATTTCCTTTTTTCCACAATAATCCTTAAAAAAGTAACATTATATAATTAGTTCCTTACgtattaaatatcaaataactCAATTCTTATGCTAGTATGTTACTATGGTGATGAACTAATTTGAAGGATTTCTCATTCTGATTTCTAATACATAAAgaattatttatatgattattttaCTTTAACGACTATTTAGGAGACAGAACATTCCTGAAAAGACTATTCTATAATTTTGAAATGCCAACCACAGAAAAGTATGCACAACCAGTAATTGAGTATATCAAGTcatattttaatgtttattcAACAGGGTCTACTTTTGACACAATCATTATTTTAGccaatttaatataatatattgtcTCATTGGATTTTATATACCTAATTTTATCTTAACTATAGACATTTATATGAAATCTGCCATTTTTAATGTTGTTATAAAGAACTCAGCATTACAACAAGATAGCAGTTGAACAGATAATGAGAACACAGATGATAAATTAAAATCAGTAGAAATGACACTTTTAAATATAATCTTGATCACAACACAGACAAACAAAAACAAGAGAGCAGAGAAAACGTAGAAACAGCCGCCCCTAGTGTGCACTTAGTGTATGTTTCAAATTTGGCTACAAGAGTGTCAAGTCAAGGTGCTGCAATCTTTACGAGAAATATCATGGTTCATTCATTGTGTTTAAGGGCACCGTGCAATTCGGTAAACCGCATACTTCAATATAGCTCAGCAGGCAATTTGGCGTCCTGTATATTCAATTGTGTCTTGTGCAGCTAATATTCAATACAATATTACTATATGCAATggattaattaaaaataatatgcaAACAAATACTGTTTGCTTTGCATCACTTCGCAAcctcaattaaattgttttaattggcTTGGGATTTACTTTTTCAACAGATCAAGAGCTTCTTGTTTCTTTCCAAAATCGGTGTCTTTTATAGACCCGCATACGAGCCTTAGTAAAATCTACAATCGTGACAACAGGATTGGAAAAGTAACCTCGTTTCAACTTCAAACCTAAGGGCGAAGGCTATTAATCATGCTTTAGAAAGTTCTATGTGTGGATCAATGCCACTTCAATAATCTCAACACTAATCTATCATTGGCCAAAGTTGAAAAAGCTATAGGTTAAGCAAGCCATTGTGGTCTATGGCGCCACCATAACAAGCATCCCTTCACAAATTGCCATTGGCGGAGGGGAAGAAAAATGCCATGTTACAGTGTTATGGTGGTGTTTGGTGGCACTACTAGGGTTACTTAACAACATTTTGTGGTACGATACAAGGCTAAGGCCGATGAACAGAGAAGCGAATGCCAAAGCAATGATTATGATGTTTCAATAAATCTGAGCTAAATTAACAATTGTTCCATTCGTCTAGACCTAAATCAATGAAAGTTGAAAGAAGAGCAGCAGCTACTCAGGAAAATAAAGATCATGTTACAACATTAAAGACAGTTTACCAGACATGAGGGATACAATTCAAAACAGATACTATAAAATGacatgaaaatatttaaatgaaatccaaaaaaaaaaagaaaatagcaatCATACATTTCAAACAAATATTTGGAAAAATCTTAAAATGCATTTGGAAGACAAGACAGTGATAGCCTGACCTTAAACCAAATAATTTATCAACAACTCACTGTTAAATAATTCATAGTCAAAATGGACTAGAGACAACAAGTAAAAGTACCTTACGTACAGCTATAAGCTTAATCAGCTAACATCCCTAAGTCTTTTTATCAACGTATCCAATGATTTCCTTTTCGGATTCTGCCTGGCCCCACGACTACCAAAGGTTCCAAAGAGCCGTTCTGAAGGATCCCTCAACTTTTCTGAAACAATCACCACTTTCTTGTGGTCCAAAGTGTTGTAACTCCTCTCCCTTATCACCGGATTCAAGAAGTTCTCCGGATGATTACTCAATAGCAAATTAATCAGTTGCTTTGAACTGGCAAGTGATGCTTTCAAAACATCAACATCCCCATCGGAGAAAAGAGAGGCCTGATTATCAGCAAATGATTCTAAGAGCCGAATGTCTACTTCAATTCCATTAATAGCATTGACATTAAACCTTTTAACAGAATCACTGATTAAAGTCCCAACTATCTTCTCGGATATGTGAGCAAAAACTTCCTGCAATACTCTCTTCAGGACTTGAGATGGCAATATCTGTTGAGCAGTTGAAACCAAAATttccaaataaattataacCTCATTTATATATTCATTTCCACTCGGAGGTGCCTCATCACACATCCAATTTACATTCTCGATCAAGGTCATAAATCCATCAACTTTGGTTTTGAGTAGCCCGGAGAGCATCTCTTCTGCGGCATCACGAGCTTTTCTTAGGGGAAACTGCCTTCTGCTTCTCTCCACCATTCTCAAGGGAACACCCGAAAGCTGTGCAGCATGGCGGAAGAAAAAATCACAAGCACGCTCCAAGACAGCCATATTCGCTGCCATTTGCATTGCCTGGGAGACACCACTAATCGAGGTATTGATAAGCTTCACTAAAGCTTCATCCAAAACCTCAATCAAAAGTCTGTCTAAATATTTCTTAACAACTTCATAGAACTCAAGCTGCCCGCCATAAGACATGAAACTCACAGAATCCTCAATGAATGACCGTACAATCCGACAACAATCTGGCACAGTGGTGGAAAAAGGGGCAACATAGGGAAAAGCTGGTATGATATCCGTAGTCTGTATCTGGAAAGAAAGCACATTCATGGAATACTCATACTCTTTTTTCATCAACATCTGCTCAAATTTATCAGCCGCAACCGCCTCCGCAATCTGCTTCCTACAATCAGACAAAAGCAGCTCGTGGTACTTATCCCTGTGTTTGCTCAAAACATCAAGTAACGCATCAATGGGGTACCCATATCTCCGCAGGGTTACTCCTAACAGACTCACATAATCCTTAATAAGCAAAAGATGATTAGCAGTTTGCATTCTGGAGAACTGATCCTCCAGTACTGAACACATCTTACTAACAGCAATCTCCCACAGATTCTCAACCTCCAATTTTGAAATCAACCCGCCTCCGGTTCTCAACACGCGATCCTCCACCACAAAGAACCCTGCAATCTGCGCAAAGAACGTTTGATGCGATTCCAGAAAAGGAGTCATGGACGAGACCTGAAAGTCCGAAGTCAACTGAAGCTTCCGGTTCTCAAAATAATACTGCTTAAACCGATCCTCTAACCCTAAAGTCTGATGAATATGGTATGCCCTGTACAACGAAGTCAAATCAAACCCCGCGACTCCACCACCGTCTTCACCGATCCCGCCAGCGATGATTCCGtcttcatcctcttcttccaAAGCGTAAATACAGTCCCTCACGCTGAGTCTACTCTGTTCCTCCGCTTGCCGCTGCTTAATTCTTAGATCCTCTTCTCTCTGCCTCGCTGACGAGGCTTGACCTATCGCCAATTGACCTAAATTGCGACTCACGACTCGGATCTCAACCAACCAGTCCCCGAACTCCTTGTTCACCTTCCTCTCGATGTACAGCCGAATATCTGGAATCTTCTTCTCCAGCATCCGCTTCAGCGTGGACGACGCCGTTTGGTCCAAATACTCCCGCTCGATCGTGTCCATGCACTTAAGAGCCATGTAGAAGTTGTCGTCCGCGAGGTGGCGATTGGCGCGCGTGCAAACCTCCATCAGCTTGACGCACGCGCGGATGGAGTCGATGGCAAGGTTCACGTTCTTCGAGACGTTCCGCGTCTCGACGAAGGCGTCGAGCGACGACAGGAGCGGGCGCGCAACGGACTGGAGCCGCGAGTTGGAGTCGGAGAGGGAGGACTTCAGCGAATCAACGTCTGAGAGGAGGGATCGTAGATCGTCGACGGCGAGGATGAAATCCTGGTAGTGAGCCTTGCACACTTCCTCAATCTCGGACTCCTTCGAGCGGGCAAAGTGACGGAGGTGGTGGTGGAGCATCTCCGGCTTGCCGGAGGCGAAGGCCTTCCGGATGAACGGGCCTATGTCCTCGTTGTTGCAGATGGCGGAGGACAAGAGAAGCTGGTCCAGTTTATCTGCGGACTCGTCGCCGTTTGCCGGAACAATTTTCCGGCGCGGTGGTTTGGAGGAAAGCATCATCGTGGATGTGCCCGTGGCAGAAGGAGAAAATTTAGGGATTCAGAATTTGTTCGGACACGCCAAAAGAGTCGTCGGAAGTCTTTAGTTTTGGGTATTCTGTAATCTTCTGGGGTATTTCGGTAATTGAActgaaaaaatgaaaattctTTGTTTCATTCATACTTCCCATATGAAATTATAAATGATtattaaataactaaatattaaaaaaaaatagctttATGCATGTGTGGTGGGTGCAACTACTGTTATATGctttttaaatgataattatctATATTAGGATATAccttctttatatatatatatatatatatatatatatatataaagttaatattactttttattttagtagattatttttaatttgaatgaagaatgtaaatatctgttgggtatgaagtcaagattaattgagttagacttagacaccatgtttagtgagtgagcttaatTACTGTATcccttttataatataattgatGTGCAATAAAAACTTAATAGTTTGAACGTTAGTTGCAGTTGACGATCGAATCACGTTAAATTTTgtgtcatttatttttttgcaattGATTCATTATTGAGTGTTATTTTTGCGTGcatttttcctattttttccCTATCAAGATCTTGAGATGAGTTCTTACTaatgttaaataaatatttaaatacaaataagtGAGAAAGACAAAATtcttatttctaaaaaaatgtCTGCATTTGTGGGtagttaaattcattttttaaattaattagaatTCATTTCATTAACAGGCATAATATATATAACCTCAAAATAATCATCAAAATCAAATATTACAAATCTgctttttttctctcattttttaactttttttcccTCTTACCTTTCTTTTCTATCTGATATCATTATTGAGTTGATACAATCTGTAATTCCTTCGTGAATGAATGTCTGAAGGACAGATAATTGAATAAACCCTGTCACGGCTGACGTTGACTCAAATGGGTTTACAGCTTATTTGATGAatctttttatattcttttatggAATAGGGTATATGAATACGGGTAAATTATATTTGAaagtataatttatattttttaatttgttctatAAATATTGTTAAAGGCATGAAGTACATAATGTTTTTAGTGTTATTTACTGTTACAAGAGACAAGAGATgggtgaaaaaaaattaagagactTTTGATTACAATAAACTAATTCATGGGTGTAAATAAATGGTACGTAACTAAATtgtattttatgttaaaatttaACGTTTTACTAAATagacaaagaataaataatttaaaaataataataaatgtgtAAGGATGTTATATTAAAATGTACAAATATTGAGGGTTAATGTACTTTTATATGTTCTATCTATATCTATactataaaggggattccctcttaattgtttttaattttttttctattttatccttatattaatatttaattttattattgtattatggttattatgtcatttcttattctcctcttaactgctcttaatttttttttcattttatctttacttaataattttttgtattaatttattttggttatttggacattaataatttcaaaaattaataaaataattttttaattttaaaatttattttatttgttattatttaactggaGAGTGGAGAGAGATTGATTAgctacttttctgttttaaaaatcttattccctattaaataaaaaattaaagatatttgtaatattttgtgcACCATTTAGCAGGAGAATGGAAATCTGGTACGTTACTTTTTCtgatttaaattaatattcttttttattaaaattaatttaaaaaacagaTTTTATGATTTTTCACTACACATAACCACGTATCCTACcttcccactttctctctcccactacacataacacattcttttgttttttaccatacttctcactttattttttctttccttttcactttcatgtaaaatcatactttcatttctttttaacttctcattttaatgttattaagagaaattgtttttgaaaaataaaaaaatactaaaaaaagaaaaataaaaaatgcgaaTACACACTACTCTTTTAATtgtatactctttaacttcccattttaatgttattaagaaaaattgtttttgaaaaaaaaatactaaaataacagaaataaaaaatgcggatatgTTCCCGCTAGTTTCAATAAAAAACATGAAACtcctttatataattttaaaagatgctataaattacttaaaaatatataatgatcttctaactaattataatatataaatataataattttttaatgaataagTTATTGAGCATGTTAATCAAATAAGATCaccttaaatttataaaataattgacaTCATAGACGTTTGCATGATGATCAAATGATGTTAGAATAAGACTTTTCCAAATCCATACGTGTTACATaacaatttaatattatttataaaatatatattgaatttcaatattttttaaaattaagttaaagtAAAGAAATTGTTCAATCATAGTTGTGAATTTGTTTATAATTGTGACCTTTGTCATAGTTAACAAAATTGAGACTTTTAAGAAAAACCTTTGAATTGGGAGGACAATCCTCCTTAGAGTATCCAAAATGATACagataaattatgtaaatttatttttaaatacaaatttttgtgtaaattacaATATTATCTTTGATGTCAATTATTTTCACTTCAATTCTTTCATCAGTGTGAGAGAGGATATTTGATGTCAATATATTTTATCCTATCATATTGTATATTATCTTTAGTCAAATATATTACACTCATACCATTGTAAAAGATAATTATCTTCATTTTAGTATACCATATCAAACTCTTCAACTACACCCTCTTCTTAGTTGTCTCTGCCGACGGAATATACTCTATATTCGTTGTTGACAAAGTGACTATTTATTGGAAGTAACTTTTTAACTAATTAAAGACCTCAATCATGATTGTGTAGTCTGTAATGAATTGTGCAAAAGTTGGAGAACCTTCCCAGTGTACATTACAAAATTGA from Phaseolus vulgaris cultivar G19833 chromosome 1, P. vulgaris v2.0, whole genome shotgun sequence carries:
- the LOC137814751 gene encoding uncharacterized protein At5g01610-like, producing MNTRCSMIFLCILACAYVTVSEELSAYEVLEKYDLPVGLLPKGVTEYELNEKNGHFTAYLEKTCYFSVQSYELKYKSTIKGVISKRKLSKLKGVSVKIEVLWIPISEVTRDGDDLKFSAGVASAGFSADSFSESPQCGCGFHCDHFNQNGDVSSSL
- the LOC137814750 gene encoding exocyst complex component SEC15B, encoding MMLSSKPPRRKIVPANGDESADKLDQLLLSSAICNNEDIGPFIRKAFASGKPEMLHHHLRHFARSKESEIEEVCKAHYQDFILAVDDLRSLLSDVDSLKSSLSDSNSRLQSVARPLLSSLDAFVETRNVSKNVNLAIDSIRACVKLMEVCTRANRHLADDNFYMALKCMDTIEREYLDQTASSTLKRMLEKKIPDIRLYIERKVNKEFGDWLVEIRVVSRNLGQLAIGQASSARQREEDLRIKQRQAEEQSRLSVRDCIYALEEEDEDGIIAGGIGEDGGGVAGFDLTSLYRAYHIHQTLGLEDRFKQYYFENRKLQLTSDFQVSSMTPFLESHQTFFAQIAGFFVVEDRVLRTGGGLISKLEVENLWEIAVSKMCSVLEDQFSRMQTANHLLLIKDYVSLLGVTLRRYGYPIDALLDVLSKHRDKYHELLLSDCRKQIAEAVAADKFEQMLMKKEYEYSMNVLSFQIQTTDIIPAFPYVAPFSTTVPDCCRIVRSFIEDSVSFMSYGGQLEFYEVVKKYLDRLLIEVLDEALVKLINTSISGVSQAMQMAANMAVLERACDFFFRHAAQLSGVPLRMVERSRRQFPLRKARDAAEEMLSGLLKTKVDGFMTLIENVNWMCDEAPPSGNEYINEVIIYLEILVSTAQQILPSQVLKRVLQEVFAHISEKIVGTLISDSVKRFNVNAINGIEVDIRLLESFADNQASLFSDGDVDVLKASLASSKQLINLLLSNHPENFLNPVIRERSYNTLDHKKVVIVSEKLRDPSERLFGTFGSRGARQNPKRKSLDTLIKRLRDVS